The Primulina eburnea isolate SZY01 chromosome 6, ASM2296580v1, whole genome shotgun sequence genome contains a region encoding:
- the LOC140834065 gene encoding uncharacterized protein — MAKRELSSTLKNLKFMQRASQKVEKLEEEERVITAGDFPSSSAPKRCVVIIEGEPHPGATRGRMSFLSFNPSIDKLNEEACDLSENGSTATSSGRQTETTSTRENTSPRDNLESDILVSDGDLKRKHPDLSSDPSYTNKSRKNSLDSRDSSSRGSHSSQKQQKREKLDWNVLRSSKH, encoded by the exons ATGGCGAAGCGTGAGCTCTCCAGTACTTTGAAGAACTTGAAG TTCATGCAAAGGGCGTCTCAGAAAGTGGAAAAACTTGAAGAGGAAGAACGGGTTATAACTGCTGGAGATTTCCCTTCATCTAGCGCCCCTAAGAGATG TGTGGTTATAATTGAAGGTGAACCCCATCCAGGGGCAACAAGAGGTCGAATGTCATTTTTAAGTTTTAATCCTTCTATTGAT AAACTTAATGAAGAGGCATGTGACCTTAGTGAAAATGGATCCACGGCCACTAGTTCTGGCAGGCAAACTGAAACAACATCCACAAG AGAAAACACCTCCCCCCGAGACAacttggaatcagatatttTAGTCAGTGACGGGGATTTGAAGAGGAAGCATCCTGATCTTTCCTCAGATCCGTCCTATACCAACAAGTCACGGAAAAATTCCCTAGACTCCCGTGATTCGTCTTCTAGAGGCAGTCACAGTTCTCAGAAACAACAAAAACGTGAAAAGCTGGACTGGAATGTTCTTCGATCTTCTAAGCATTAG